In one Caballeronia sp. M1242 genomic region, the following are encoded:
- a CDS encoding ATP-dependent DNA helicase → MRTVSEPAYTVAVRALCEFTAKQGDLDLRFTPTPTAQEGMAGHVTVTSRRPAGYLKEIALSEDFGPLRVRGRADGYDPALNRLEEIKTYRGKLDSMPQNHRHLHWAQARVYGHLMCRKLGLESIDIALVYFDIVDKTETALTETVTAEALKEHFSAQCQRFIAWAEQEVQHRAARDAALSQLAFPHGAFRPGQRALAEAVYRAAVSGRCVVAEAPTGIGKTIGTLFPLLKAWPAQQLDKIYFLTAKSAGRQLALDALSTLAASAPKSLRVVELVARDKACEHPDRSCHGESCPLARGFYDRLPAARAAALQRAHLDRASVADAAREHAVCPYYLSQELTRWADVIVGDYNYYFDTSAMLFALAEANRWRVAVLVDEAHNLVERARGMYSASLDQAAFNAMRRSAPPFFKRMLARVGRSFSDASRDQLAAGIDYAAHDEPPAALLSALGHAISALTETMAEQPDTFTPEVLRFYFDALHFTRIAERFGAHSIFDITLSGKGRAVLCLRNVIPGPHLAPRFARAHSVALFSATLTPAHYYADTLGLPATTVRIDVESPFTADQLDVRAVADVSTRFRDRERSVDRIADLIAAQYVRAPGNYLSFFSSFDYLAQVASALERRHPSIACWQQSRGMSEADQHAFLARFEPDGRGIGFAVLGGAFGEAIDLPGTRLIGAFVATLGLPQLNVVNEQLKARMHAAFGDGYAYTYLFPGLQKVVQAAGRVIRGPQDRGVLYLIDDRFARADVRRLLPAWWDVKLLRERDSAGIALAD, encoded by the coding sequence ATGCGTACAGTTTCCGAGCCCGCCTACACCGTCGCCGTGCGCGCGCTCTGCGAGTTCACCGCGAAGCAAGGCGATCTCGACCTGCGCTTCACACCGACGCCCACGGCGCAAGAAGGCATGGCGGGCCATGTCACCGTCACGAGCCGCCGCCCGGCGGGTTATCTGAAAGAAATTGCGCTGTCCGAAGATTTCGGCCCGTTGCGCGTGCGCGGCCGCGCGGATGGCTACGATCCCGCGCTGAACCGGCTCGAAGAAATCAAGACGTATCGCGGCAAGCTCGATTCGATGCCGCAGAATCATCGGCATTTGCATTGGGCGCAGGCGCGCGTCTACGGCCATCTCATGTGTCGCAAGCTCGGGCTCGAAAGCATCGACATCGCGCTCGTGTATTTCGATATCGTCGATAAGACGGAGACCGCGCTCACGGAGACTGTGACCGCCGAAGCGCTCAAAGAACATTTCAGCGCCCAATGCCAGCGGTTCATCGCGTGGGCGGAGCAGGAAGTGCAGCATCGCGCGGCGCGGGATGCGGCGCTTTCCCAACTTGCGTTTCCGCACGGCGCTTTTCGGCCCGGACAGCGGGCGCTCGCCGAAGCGGTGTATCGCGCGGCGGTGTCCGGCCGATGCGTCGTCGCGGAAGCGCCGACGGGCATCGGCAAGACGATCGGCACGCTCTTTCCGCTGCTCAAGGCATGGCCCGCGCAGCAGCTCGACAAGATCTACTTTCTGACCGCGAAAAGCGCGGGCCGTCAGCTGGCGCTCGACGCCCTCTCGACGCTCGCCGCGTCCGCGCCCAAGTCACTGCGCGTGGTCGAACTCGTCGCGCGCGACAAGGCGTGCGAGCATCCGGACCGCTCGTGTCACGGCGAGTCGTGTCCGCTGGCGCGCGGCTTCTACGATCGCCTGCCGGCTGCCCGCGCCGCCGCGCTGCAACGGGCGCATCTGGATCGCGCGTCGGTGGCGGATGCGGCGCGCGAGCACGCCGTCTGTCCGTACTACCTGAGTCAGGAATTGACGCGCTGGGCGGACGTGATCGTCGGCGACTACAACTATTACTTCGATACGAGTGCCATGCTTTTTGCGCTCGCGGAGGCAAATCGCTGGCGCGTGGCCGTGCTCGTCGACGAGGCGCATAACCTCGTCGAACGGGCGCGCGGCATGTATTCGGCGTCGCTCGATCAGGCCGCTTTCAACGCCATGCGCCGCAGCGCGCCGCCCTTCTTCAAGCGGATGCTGGCGCGCGTCGGCCGCAGTTTCAGCGACGCGAGCCGCGATCAACTGGCGGCGGGCATCGACTACGCGGCGCACGACGAGCCGCCCGCGGCGCTTTTGAGCGCGCTCGGACACGCGATCTCGGCGCTCACGGAGACGATGGCCGAGCAGCCGGACACTTTCACGCCCGAAGTGCTGCGCTTTTATTTCGACGCGCTGCACTTCACGCGCATCGCCGAGCGCTTCGGCGCGCATTCCATCTTCGACATCACGCTGTCCGGCAAAGGCCGCGCGGTGTTGTGCCTGCGCAACGTGATTCCCGGCCCGCATCTCGCGCCGCGCTTCGCCCGCGCCCATAGCGTCGCGCTCTTTTCGGCGACGCTCACGCCCGCGCATTACTACGCCGACACGCTCGGCCTGCCCGCGACGACCGTGCGCATCGACGTCGAATCGCCGTTCACCGCCGATCAGCTCGACGTGCGCGCCGTCGCCGACGTATCGACGCGCTTTCGCGATCGCGAACGCTCCGTCGACCGCATCGCGGACCTGATCGCCGCGCAGTACGTCCGCGCGCCGGGCAACTATCTGAGCTTCTTCAGCAGCTTCGACTATCTGGCGCAGGTGGCGTCGGCGCTCGAACGGCGTCATCCGTCGATCGCGTGCTGGCAACAGTCTCGCGGAATGAGCGAGGCCGACCAGCACGCGTTCCTCGCCCGCTTCGAACCGGACGGGCGCGGCATCGGCTTCGCGGTGCTCGGCGGCGCGTTCGGCGAGGCGATCGATCTGCCAGGAACGCGGCTCATCGGCGCATTTGTCGCGACGCTGGGGCTGCCGCAACTGAACGTGGTGAACGAGCAACTAAAGGCGCGCATGCACGCGGCATTCGGCGACGGCTACGCCTACACCTATCTTTTTCCCGGCTTGCAGAAGGTCGTGCAGGCAGCCGGCCGCGTAATTCGCGGCCCGCAAGACCGCGGCGTGCTGTATCTGATCGACGACCGCTTCGCCCGCGCCGACGTGCGGCGCCTCCTGCCGGCGTGGTGGGACGTCAAGCTGCTGCGCGAGCGGGACTCAGCGGGCATCGCTCTTGCTGATTGA
- a CDS encoding hemerythrin domain-containing protein, which translates to MSTAQEPLDALKMLEEDHRAVEQLFEAFDRAPKDDLERKSTLVQRACELLTIHAIVEEELLYPAAREAFGSDDEKIDVEEAYVEHFLVKTLIEKFTQLKAGDEGFDATFRVLKENVMHHVEEEESELFKEIRKTKLDVAALGQKIEARKTELQNRITEVATPR; encoded by the coding sequence ATGTCCACCGCACAAGAACCGCTCGACGCGCTCAAGATGCTCGAAGAAGACCATCGCGCTGTCGAACAGTTGTTCGAAGCCTTCGACCGCGCGCCGAAAGACGACCTCGAACGCAAGTCGACGCTCGTTCAGCGCGCCTGCGAGCTGTTGACGATTCACGCGATCGTCGAAGAAGAACTGCTCTATCCGGCCGCGCGCGAAGCCTTCGGCAGCGACGACGAGAAGATCGACGTCGAGGAAGCCTACGTCGAGCACTTTCTTGTCAAGACGCTGATCGAGAAGTTCACGCAACTGAAGGCCGGCGACGAAGGCTTCGACGCGACGTTCCGCGTCCTGAAGGAAAACGTGATGCATCACGTCGAGGAAGAGGAGTCGGAGCTCTTCAAGGAAATCCGCAAGACGAAGCTGGACGTCGCGGCGCTGGGCCAGAAGATCGAGGCGCGCAAGACGGAGCTGCAAAACCGCATCACCGAAGTGGCGACGCCGCGCTGA
- a CDS encoding 2OG-Fe(II) oxygenase, with amino-acid sequence MDSALATDASADIPGRIDALDWNDLGTQLDCQGSAVAPGLFSRDECAALAALYDDDARFRSRVVMERHSFGRGEYKYFAYPLPDVLDAVRDAAYRHLAPIANRWNEVMRIETRYPDEHAAFIERCHRAGQTRPTPLLLRYVPGDYNCLHQDLYGEHVFPIQMAILLSAPGRDFTGGEFVMTEQRPRMQSRVEVVPLAQGDAVFFAVHQRPVNGTRGVYRVNMRHGVSRLRSGKRHMLGVIFHDAR; translated from the coding sequence ATGGACAGCGCGCTCGCGACCGATGCGAGCGCGGACATTCCCGGGCGCATCGACGCGCTCGACTGGAACGATCTCGGCACGCAACTCGACTGCCAGGGCTCGGCCGTTGCGCCGGGCCTTTTTTCGCGCGACGAATGCGCGGCGCTCGCCGCGCTGTACGACGACGACGCGCGCTTTCGCAGCCGCGTCGTCATGGAGCGGCACAGCTTCGGGCGCGGGGAATACAAGTACTTCGCGTATCCGTTGCCCGACGTGCTGGATGCCGTGCGCGACGCAGCCTACCGACATCTCGCGCCGATCGCGAATCGCTGGAACGAGGTCATGCGCATCGAGACGCGCTATCCGGACGAACACGCGGCGTTCATCGAGCGATGCCATCGCGCGGGCCAGACGCGCCCGACGCCGCTGCTCCTTCGCTACGTGCCGGGCGACTACAACTGCCTGCATCAGGACCTATACGGCGAGCATGTCTTCCCGATTCAGATGGCGATTCTGCTCTCCGCGCCGGGACGCGACTTCACCGGCGGCGAGTTCGTGATGACGGAACAGCGGCCGCGCATGCAGTCGCGCGTGGAAGTGGTGCCGCTCGCGCAAGGCGACGCGGTGTTCTTCGCCGTGCATCAACGGCCGGTGAACGGTACGCGCGGCGTGTATCGCGTGAACATGCGGCACGGCGTGAGCCGCCTGCGGTCAGGCAAGCGGCACATGCTGGGCGTGATCTTTCACGACGCGCGTTGA